The Ptychodera flava strain L36383 chromosome 18, AS_Pfla_20210202, whole genome shotgun sequence sequence TGTACTGAtatagtgtttattgccattgtttattatggaatttttgttcagactcacagTCACCTAACTCTAAGTATGGTTGTTGTACTTATACAAATATAACCTTTGTTTCCAAGCATTGCTTTCAACGTGCTTAATGAAGAGCacaagaaacactgcattgtaaatgtaacagatgatttttcatacttgtgacccataaaccgatgggaaagttaaagtttatgcgattgatctatgttgtgtgtttgttttggtttttttgctggctggcttgtagatttttcaaaaatccaaggacagcaaacaaagaattttctttacacggcctaatacataaaaacacaaatattgagacattgccgtatgtgaaagtagtggtgctttcattacattttttactatttagattgattttggcCTGTTTTCATTATCTTAATTTATTCGTGtatgatattttaatttattcatatatgcaaattttagatcGTAATTCATTCATCACCAGAATATAGGTTAcctttgccccccccccaaccgtGAAGTGCTTCCTACGCCCctgtgtagtctgccaatatgagcatgcgcaattgagtctacttgcgcgtgaatgtgtcgtctgtacactacgtctcgtgctataatcatgtcgttgagctttgcatgttgacagaaactggaattactgcagagaatacctttcaggacatcacatatgagtctctaaggtaacaagtaggacgtttaggaaatcctttcagaaagttcacgccgcctgtggccattttgtggagtaataagcttatacgtacctggagcgtatacagtattatactgtacatattgccggattgtatgcaatggaattttgcgtttcacgtcgttcaatcgttcagatggaaatgccgcccttctccaaactttgaaaaattagggtgacagactttggaatgctaactcttgtataacaatgacgtaatttaatgagaagacatttgtattcgagcacggcaacagtttttgatttgaaaactctcatcatgtcggattcactgaaacagtgagtattcaacaactttttcctatgtccatgtagcacttgtgcaaaaataagcgaatccacaggcctttggcgaatcaataaatgcgtttttcaccaagctgaaaggttgaaagatgcgtccgtcactttgggacgagctagataaatgcagtcaaacccagctgggcatagaaatttgccatagtatgactttgttctggagacgaccggccgtgccgtggaactttgcaacaaagtttcaatatctgaactgacgtacttgaatgacaggcacaggaaacgatggccaataaaaacgcattctcgttacattttgataataatgtatcagtCACGATGACAtgattatgcctcctcccaacagaagggccatggtctatttttagccctgctacagtatgtcttagtgctgatgaaaaggccatattgttttcatgttgtcatggcgacttttaaaatgtgaatacaactctgagagtgaaacatgttcataggtcacaaaactttcgtccattatacttgtttccttgggtataaaGGTgagcaagtatacacatcaaaagactagaaaattcacttcatgggcagaatcttgtaaaTAGCCCTCTCTAGTCTGcatggttaacgaaaaaaagacccctgatctaaaatatgcatggactaccagccactgggctaccaacttcagaaaatggtagcccaagtggactaccagggaaaaagttaattttgagccctgggcagtattaagcatgaaacatttaacttgtaatgtTTCCCCTTGTCTTGCCTGCTgcgttttaaaaaaatgtttaaaggtatacagggaccatattcaaatttagccattgctaccatggaaaggggagatctagcaaatcatagagtttatggggtcacgccaggtcacacaaaaagtaATGTACCattacatggccataattttacttaagTTAATCaaccagaaataatttgtcttcattattgttcctggaatgaggcaaagaaatcaaaataaatcataataaaatgaacTTTAATACAtcttaattataaatccataaaataataagtaccagtgaattatgttttaaataaaacaaaaaaactgcgCTACTGTtcctgcttgtgataaataatggtacattgggtgataaggggaattgggttcggatactagtagaattaattttagcacataaaattaacttgaaggcataaacttaattcgatgaatgcataataagttagtactataccagataacacttatttgggatgactgcatgaaacaaaattaaaaatgcttgaaaaattatttctggtctatataaaattaattcaacacacaaaaattaatggaaaacaattttgaccagaatggccccaatatacattatctttattattcttcctagaatgaaggcaaagaaattacaattattattattatagaacaaatgttaaaagttgttacttagaaatccatgaaataaatagaaaacagtaaattatgttttaacatagatcctctcaagggtctatggttttatataaaaaaactgtggttaccaaaatggttaccatggcaacataaaacaaaaatgaacatggagttcatgctgtgataaatacacttaggagaacatttgcatagtaactgggattacttttaatggaatttggaaaaaaattgaaattttaaaatgcaaataggttactatggaaacacagggcagtaaaaatggatatcatatatccctttggtataatatttctgttgattactggatctttacactggatatttggtctttctaacccaaaatatccctttgatataacacattctgttgattactggattttaggtggaatctttgaaaaactggtaatttttactcctgaatggttgccatggaaacatatcacattaaaatgagtgtgattttttggtgtgctaaccagaaaaacccttattatcaattttttacatcaatcaatagttctttaataggaattagggaaaaagtaacattttcaatcacaaaatagttaccatggcaacttgaaacattaaaataagtctggtttttgtgttttctgaccCGAACCCCCCccctagataattttcatatcaatcaaagtaacttttcatgggatattagaaaaactgaaattttcaacccctaaaatggttaccatggaaacatggggaagtgaaatcgatatcatatttggtcttttcgacccaaaatacccttatggtgaaattttcacggaaattgaacctattattattcgcgttattatttctatataatacttatattaattattaattattattattattacaaaatCGTATGGCTTTACAACTACGATAGCAGATTGAGGTGACCATTGCAAAGCTGTACAGAAAATTGGCACAAAGTTTTCATGACATCCTACTCATACATGTAACTCTCGGCGACAACCATTACATCACTTAAATAATGCAAGCTACGTACATCATATAGCATTCAtttattttagaattttttttcggcatatcaatttatgaaactttaAACGGAAACAGCTgtctctgtttttgttttaactttCTCCATTGTGATTAATAATTACTATCCGATCTGTTGAAAGTAGTAGAGTCGGGATCATTACAGTCCCCAGTCTCATGTTCATCCAACTCAtatgaaaaacattttcatgtttaGAAATCACTCATTTAACTGTACAAGTTCTTTTAGAGGTCCGCCTCACGATTCACATGTGCAGTTCACGAATGAGTGCGGTTCGTAATGACAGGTACAAATCAGCTGCGTTGTATGGGTCACCTGAAAGAGTCCAGTCGTTTTCAACCATGAGAATGGTGCATAAATCAAAGATGTCTCTGTCACAAGGATACTCATCCTTGAAGGAACATTCCTCTTTACAAACTTGGATATCTTCTGCGGTAACGTGTACGGTGAAATCATCCGCTCCAAAATACTGTGGACTATGATACATCATAAATGGACGGCCTGCTGGCACATTTTGGTTTCGAGTAGGCCGAATACGATGAGTGTTCCATGTATGCAATACTTGGTCTAGCTCTCTCTGTGAAAGTGGGAAGAAAATTGATATCCTGTATCAATATGCGACCTATATCAACACCTCTCCATGTACACACCTTATTAATATGCTTTCTGCAATTAACACCTCCCCATGTACACACCTTCACTACCATTATTACCCTGATATGTTACAATATTGTCAGCATACATTAAAGGGACGCATTGCCGGTGGCTATATACAAATGATAGCTAACATACTCACTTGTATCATATTCAAAAAACACaacgttgatgacacagtccccacttgttaataatgggtactttgattacatgtcttcagagaggatagagtcctcttcatttattaggtctgtgataaaaatactttgatacagatggcgctcaatggcaaGAATGAGTtcccatggtgatgaaaacataaaaccaatgtaggccaccatcctaaagttcataaaatgagtcaactaggaattaatcaacaggatgttgcaaaacatttttgcatacaattctaacacttaacagattatcactggtaccatatttcataaagtttgatgcagtatttacaacactatgagatcaacatctgtatcaagtttcatcacatttgacattgtattaatttgtggctatatcaccctaattaggaaagttcattacttatgcaattacaaattaattaaaatgacactgataaatgtctttttcaatgttaaagcaatgtgagcttaacatcggttaacatctgtataaagtttcatgaatttgatgcagtacatatttcttgacatatcagcctacttacgaaacttcaataattgacatgttactgctacatgacgtgaaacaaattgacgagcatatgtatgaaataggtcaatgtcaactttgaatgatactggtggaaatatgtctgagttatggctctgtacatgaaaacatcgtaataaaatggctgcctagcgaccatattggatggtatcacataaaaaatcgacgtacatatgtatgacataggtcaatgtccttgtaccaacttcgaataaaatcggttgagatatgcctgagttatgcttctgtatatgaaaaaatcgtaacaaaatggccacacagcagccatattggatcgtatcacaaaacaaattgacgtgcatatctatgacattggttagtgtccttgtatcaactttgaataaaatcggttgagatatgcctgagttatgcctcggtatatgaaaaaatcgtaacaaaatggccacacagcagccatattggatcgtatcacaaaacaaattgacgtgcatatctatgacattggtcagtgtccttgtatcaactttgaataaaatcggttgagaaatgcctgagttatgcctccgtatatgaaaaaattgtaataaaatggccgcctagcggccatattggattgtatcacaaaacaaatcgacctgcatatctatgaaattcgtcaatgtccttgtaccatgttgaataaaatcggttgaaacatgtctgagttgtggctctgtacatgaaaaaatcgtaataaaatggccgcctggcggccatattggattgtatcacaaaaaaaattgacgtgcatatctatgacattggtcaatgtccttgtaccaactttgaataaaattggttgaaacatgtctgagttatggctctgtacatgaaaaatcgtaataaaatggccgcctggcggccatattggattgtatccaaaaacaaatcgacgtgcatctgtatgacatatgaagtaatccttataccaagtttgaatgaaatcgcttcttgcatctctgagatatctgtgtgaacggacggacgcacggacgcacgcacacacgcacggacgcacgcacggacatgaccaaacctataagtccccccggacggtgtccgtggggactaaaaaacaaAACTGTATGAGACTCTTGTCGAGAGTACCACCATCAAAGTGTCCGTCATCTTTCATCTGCTCAAACAAATTCATCCAAAATTGGGCATTTTCTTTACGCAGAATGCTCCACCAGAATTCTATTCTTTGGTTGCTTTGACTGCTACCATAAAGGAAAGAAAAATGTGGCGGCATAGTATCATCTCTTCTGAGAAACTGCTGCATTTGTTCAACGTTACCATTTTCCGTTCCCATGTCTCCGCGAACTACATTTTCAGCAACCGCATTTATATAATATCCCGCTATTACTCGTGGGTCACTATTAGTTGTATAAGCTTCCATCCACATAACATGTCTAGAAAATCCATCGATGGCCCCATTGATACAAATTCCGTACGGCTTCAGCTTATCGTAGGAATCTATGTGCCATATGAAATTTGGTCCCCAAGCATGATATCTTCGTCGACGTAGACGTTTTTTACGACGTAACTGCACTCCTTCTGGGTCCAGGATCATGAGTAGAATCCTGACAGTTTCCCTGTCAACAACAAGCCCGTTTTGTATACATTTAAGGTGCATCCAACGGTATCCATGGAGCTGCCCCGAGCCTTGTAACTGCTCTTCAATAAATTCTGCTACCTGATCTACATCACTTTTGTACTTTCGTCGATATAATCCCATTTGATTCAACAGACGTTTTAGATGTCGGATACTGATGACGATACCATGTTGAACTTGTAACATACTTCGAATCTCAGAATAGTTTAAACCGAGGGAATGGTAATGGTGCAATAGGTGAGCTCTTTCAGCCATAGCGAGCATGAAAGAAAAACATCAACAAACGAAAAAGAGCTACTACCCAAAACAGGAAATGCAtcccaaaatgaaaaaaaaaatcgtaatctataatatttgaaaaactagcaaacgaaaatgaaagaaaaaactcgcaaacgaaaataaaaaaaacccacaaacaaaaatgaaaaaaaaaaacacgcaaacaaaaataaaaaaaacaggaaaacgaaataaaaaaaaaaactcgcaaacgaaaaaaaaaaaaaaaactcgcaaacgaaaatgaaaaaaaaaaaaactcgcaaacgaaaatgaaaaaaaaaactcgcaaacgaaaatgaaaaaaaaaactcgcaaacgaaatgaaaaaaaaaactcgcaaacgaaaataaaaaaaaaactcgcaaacgaaaatgaaagaaaaaactcgcaaacgaaaatgaaagaaaaaactcGCAAACGAAAAGGAGGGCATCTTCAGTTAGTGTGAGTGGTGGGGCGGCTTCAGTAATTCTGAGGTAAAGGAGGGTAGGATCaagtcagatttgttgaaaaaaagatTGATCTCACTTTTGTGAGCAggcattttgtttgtttaatattcaaatttttggataaaaagtgGTTTCTACTACTGTTTGATATCTTTAGTTATCCAGCATTAATTTGTACGTTTTAAAGCTCATCTGTTAAATTGGTAGATGTTGTACAATATGAAAGTTATATTGTAAATGATTATTTACAATTATTCAGTGTATATCAACAACAGTTCCTTGTTTGGTTCCCTGAAGCATGTCTTAACAACCATTGCAAACTTTATCATAGAGGGAGTGTGACCTTATCAATACAATCTATACATGTGTAGacttcagtgtttttgttgataAGTGAAGTTAAGTCTacaattgtaaataaaaacaatacacTACATGGGTACATGCTATGTTCATGAGCAGGAAACTGATGTTTAAAACATTCTTTGGGAGTAGACTGAGAAAATTTAGATGATGTACAGGTTAAATAgtgaaaaatcgtcaaaagttacaactgttGTCACTTTAAATAATTCATATGGGATATAAAGAAAGCTGTCTCTTTAATAATACACTACAGACACTTTATGTGCATGGAAGCTCATACAACCAGTAGTGACCCACATCTAATAGCGGGATATTAGAAAATGGATAGCTCCATTATTATATGCTATTTGAGAGAGAATTTAAGAGAAAATTTAGTATTATAGGTGTAAGCCGGTTTGCCATTTTGGGAATACTTAATGAACATGTGAAATACTTAAATATCGGGGCCATTCTATTGCGCTTatcaaagttaaaacatgtaaatataCGGTCACATTTGTCAAGTTGCGATCACAATGGCTGATCTCTTCCTGTGTGGTCAATGCCcaagaaaaagtaaaataaaacatgcaaacgaaaaaaaaatcgcaaacgaaaatgaaaaaaaaactcgcAAACTCGCaaacgaaaatgaaaaaaaaaactcgcaaacaaaatgaaaaaaaaaactcgcaaacgaaaatgaaaaaaaaaactcgcaaacgaaaatgaaaaaaaaacctcgcaaacgaaattttaaaaaatatcacaCCATGGCCCTAATAAGCTTCCGTATTATCGTATTGGGACCGCAAATCTCCACTTTTTGGCCAAGGCGTTTGTATGGCGGAGTTTGGgtcggcgtagccaaagccggacactcttgccATACTCTTAGGGCTAGTTTGTTACCGTGTGTACGCATTTTGAACAAAGATGCCAGGAAACCTAAACGTAAAAATGATTTTCCCAAAGCGACTTTGTTACCGTGTACACATTTTGAACCACGATGTCAGGAAACCTAAACGTAATTGATTTTACCAAGTTAAGGTTAACGGATGAACTACATCTGAAAACTAACGGTCGAATCAGATgcactagctgtgatatcgcagcggtacttgtggcgtatatcgaacgcgatcgggtcatttgggtcatcgccacagtaaACTGTTCGATATACGTCACAGCTCACATGCGTTTGCCTGTGTCGGCCTATGGGCACTTAGTTTGAGTAAAGAATTAACGAACAAGTATAGGACGAGATCTCGTATAGGTCGTTATTTGGATGAGATTTCGATCAACACGTTGTCGAGCAGCCTCGTCAGCTGTTTTTTTTCGATCAGTTATTGCGGATAATAACGACCAGTTTCCGAAACCAACAGTAACATTGGCTTTTTAAGTACTCGCGATGGATATTTTTGTCATGTATCGTCGATGGTTTCATCCAAACGCGGAGTTACCAGTACCTTTGTGACGGATCGATCCGACGTACAGCAATGGCGTCGCTAACCGTCGAGGTGAGATTTTGACATGTAATGTAATATTTAGATGACAATTTCGAAATAATAATCGGTTTTTTGGAACTGAATATAAGTTTTTCTCTGATCGTCATTATTTTTCGttgtctgttttgttgtgcGATTGTTCGGGAATTATTTTGTTGTCTCGGGAATTCTCGATTTGTGCGACCGTAGACAATGGTTTCCGCTGCACTGTTTGAGGTGTGTGACGTGTGCAATGTTTATGTTTTGCTGCCAGTCTCCATGGTCACAGCGTCAGTCGGCATTTTATGCgccaaatttgattttagagcTTCAGGAATAGTGTCACTCGTAAAATGAATCgagattttgattttcatatgcGTTTGTTGGAGAACCGATGTCGCATTTGTGCTCACAAGGTCGACAGTACAACCAAATACGACAAAAATGCCTTACCGTTGGAAATCTTAGAGTGCTTCCAGCAAAATGTTTCAGACGACAGTGACACTGTCCATCCAAATTATCTGTGCCGTGATTGTAGGCGCTTGATTAGCCATCAAATTACTGCTAGAAATGCCAACAGACAGTATACCACGAAGACTCAGGTGTacaattggacaaaacaccaGCGTGCAGGAAACTGTGCAGTTTGTACATCACTTAGCAAAGGTGGCAGGAAAAGAAATAACAGACGTGGTACTGACAGTGACAGTTTGAGACAGGCAAGAGATGGTGTGAAATCCAGGAAACTTGAACATTCACAGAAAGTTCCTGTGAACACTGATGTGCTTTGTGCACATACGCAATCCAAAGCTGGTAGAAGGTACAGATGTGAACTGGAACTCAACGCAGATAGGTTTTCTTCGTCTACCGCCCGAGAGTTTGAGTGTCCCATTTGTAAAGATGTTGCAGATTCATGTGTGCAAGTGTTATGTGAGGGGCCTCatacattttgttgtgattgtCTTTGTCAATGGTTGTGCAGTCTGTTACCCATACATGTCCGATATGTCGTGTGTCGATTTTTATGTCTTCTATTGCTTCTGTCCCTCTGcattttcaaatgtgttgtcATCATTAAGTGTATCATGTGACTATGTGATGTATGGTTCTGACACAGTTTGCCCCTTGCAGACCTTGCGGATCATGTGAATCAATGTAAATATTCTTTACCAATGTATCGCGACCACGACTACTGCAAATTTTCAAACTCCAACCCTGGTGACAATCACGCTACACAGCAGAGCAGTGTCACAGAACCACCCTGTATAGATGAAGCTGCTGATACTCTACTTCAACAGATGGCTGAGTTCAGATCATCTAAAAAGTTTGAAGTTTTAACAACAACACTGGTCAAAGAAAAACTAGATATGGCGGATGACAAAGTTATCCAATTAAAGACTAGAGGGCAGGTGAGTAAAATATTTCCTAGTGTATGTGCATGTAATGTGTGTTATTGACAGACCAACTTAGATGCAGATTTTGTATGACAGGACTGTGAATTAcatatattttccaaatttgacTTTCTGTTGAACTACAACACAGaagtgaaatttatttgatatttttcaaaattttggtgagTGACTATATTTGTGAAgctttttttcttcatttatcAAATGCTCAGCCTTTAGTTATGACCCGCATCGTAAATCCAAGGAAAAGTAGTAGAGAATGTAGCCGGTACACACTTGTAAGCAGGAGCCAGAGTGTTACTAATGTAAGGCAACAGATGAGTGGTGATTCAGTGTCTGCAGTGGTGCAAGCCAAAGATGAGATGAAGAGGATTCAAAGAACAGAGAATCAGTCAATAGTTGATTTATTAGGGTTGGCTCCAAATACACCTCCAGGAGCTGGCCTTGCTCTGAAAACAGATTTGGGTATCACTTGGTCAACACTGAGGAAATTACGAAGGTAAGTTTACATTCGCAATTGTGTGCATGATATTAGACCATTGTGAATGGGGTTTGTCACATGTATAAACAGTACAGTATCATTATGTACAGGTATGTTTCTCTTAATAATAGGTTTTGTGTGCAACAGTGTGTTATAAAAAACAAGTTTTTCCATACAGAAATAATGTGTTTATTTCAAGAATTTGTTTCCTCTCAACTATTTTTTCCTTGTTATTAAGGTGGCTGAGACAGTGGAAGTGCCCCATTGGAGCAGAAAGTAAAGACAGGCAGCTTGCCAATACACTGAAGCTTGATGTGAAAACGCTGATGCTGCCTTTTACATTCCCAGTCAGAGGGATTGATGGTAGTCGACTCAGCGAAGTACGTCTGGCACCATGCATTGCGGTGACAAATCTTGTAGATGCAGTGCTGAACAGACTTGATGCTTTGGAGAGGTATTTTGCCACAATGTTTCAGTTGACATGTGCATTTTTTCTGCATTCACTGCATGAATACATGCTTTTCATGCTTTTTTTAAACAGCCATCTTTCCTTTCAGTACACTGTGCCtaataaatatttctttttctaatAGCTCatcaaaacttgtcacacaCACCATCATCCCACAAGATGAGATATGGATTAAGGTGGGTGGTGACCATGGAGGCGGATCCATGAAATCAGTGTTTCAAATACTGAATGTAACAAAACCTAACAGTGTAGAGAACACTGTTGTGTGGAATCTTTTCCTGGCAGGTGATAGCTACGAAAACCTACGTACTGCAATGTCTGTGAATGCTGGAAATGTAGATGCCCTAGATAAATATAGGTGGAAGTAAGTTACTAGTTTATTGCATGTAAAGGataaatttcataatttcattaaCCCTGTCTGCTCGACAGTTTTGTAATCAAAGGAGACAATATCATTCTTTATGTCATCTCTATGTCATGTCTTATCAATAGACATTACTTGGTACTCATGAGATGTTTTGTAGAGTAATTTGGTTTTCTTCCAGGCATATCCATAGTCAAGAATGTGAGTTCTGTGTGGCTTTAAATGCAACAGCATGTATAGTAAAGCTATTATCTCAGACTTAGAAATGATATAATTTTGTAGTTTAAAGCAAGTATTCTGTATTTAGATGTTTACTTCAAATAACATTTCTAACCCATTGTGACTAAGTCTGATATTTGTTTTCAGGGACAAACTACTACTTGTGTGGCTGAGTGGAGACTATGAATATCTTCTCAAAATATACGGATTGTCAGGAGCTAGTGGTATGTGCTTATTCTCAGTTTTTGTCCATTTCCTTTCCAAATAACCTCCATACAACATTTACATTGCACTCATGAAAACCATTGGTATTGATTGCATTTACAGGAAAGTACTTCTGTCTCTGGTGTTTGGTCACTAAAGAGACTGCTCATATGAGG is a genomic window containing:
- the LOC139117416 gene encoding uncharacterized protein produces the protein MYRDHDYCKFSNSNPGDNHATQQSSVTEPPCIDEAADTLLQQMAEFRSSKKFEVLTTTLVKEKLDMADDKVIQLKTRGQPLVMTRIVNPRKSSRECSRYTLVSRSQSVTNVRQQMSGDSVSAVVQAKDEMKRIQRTENQSIVDLLGLAPNTPPGAGLALKTDLGITWSTLRKLRRWLRQWKCPIGAESKDRQLANTLKLDVKTLMLPFTFPVRGIDGSRLSEVRLAPCIAVTNLVDAVLNRLDALESSSKLVTHTIIPQDEIWIKVGGDHGGGSMKSVFQILNVTKPNSVENTVVWNLFLAGDSYENLRTAMSVNAGNVDALDKYRWKDKLLLVWLSGDYEYLLKIYGLSGASGKYFCLWCLVTKETAHMRPAERPSIGNRTLSRMLTDYARYVEKGSKLKDAKEYHNCIRKPYFNIPLSRVALPVLHISLGIFHRWFKLLQHACQMLDMEMAMYLAKQGDIDEPVLRSGRFDEYITIINQIVMEDAQVAKCNAEADRLRDRINNAMLDDDDDDEDDDGDDDLAYPSLQQIKQMEQEKKQLQKQAAEKMTVINELKARLPQQAGYTVKGLESALATINVHLQDYHSQAFVGNHVNTCCKPRNVTLLCDSVIANTEKVCPDFLPKARTIVVKHQPLFTHFASCHNIYSVSRELTDDEVDKLVEFGCSVNPTTSYLYESREIR